Proteins encoded together in one Cyanobium sp. WAJ14-Wanaka window:
- a CDS encoding DUF3067 family protein — protein sequence MLLCNCRAIAPSPLPPFGPAIPFEGSQERSESPLSVADLLAVLRQRWQRSYDLQLVQRRGRFYFQVMWAYLEQQSFPMAEAAYLAKLEELVGLLNGLGVADQVRHWLCTTSDKPRLGRAMNLPLEIDPGRASEFVL from the coding sequence ATGCTGTTGTGCAATTGCCGGGCGATTGCCCCTAGCCCCTTGCCCCCATTTGGCCCAGCCATCCCCTTTGAGGGTTCGCAAGAGCGGTCCGAAAGCCCCCTCTCGGTGGCTGACCTTCTCGCCGTTTTGCGCCAGCGCTGGCAGCGCAGCTACGACCTCCAGCTGGTGCAGCGCCGGGGGCGCTTCTACTTCCAGGTGATGTGGGCCTACCTCGAGCAGCAGTCGTTTCCGATGGCCGAGGCGGCCTACCTGGCCAAGCTCGAGGAGCTGGTGGGTCTGCTCAATGGCCTGGGGGTGGCCGACCAGGTGCGCCATTGGCTCTGCACCACTTCAGACAAGCCGCGATTGGGTCGCGCCATGAACCTGCCCCTGGAAATTGACCCGGGGCGGGCCAGTGAATTTGTGCTTTAG
- the tatC gene encoding twin-arginine translocase subunit TatC — translation MSPTPLPPPAPIRINTAEVSHDPQGHDFPGEVEMTLVDHLEELRNRVLRSLLAVVIGAAGCLVFVKPLVKLLEMPAPGIRFLQLAPGEFLFVSIKVAGYAGLTIALPYVLYEVLAFVLPGLTSRERRLVAPAVAGSALLFAAGLAFAWWALVPAALAFLVEYGADVVEPSWSIERYLDFVLLLMVATALAFQLPVLQLLLGALGLIKARAMLAAWRWVVVVAAIAGAVLTPSTDPVTMLLLSGAITALFLIGVGLVAMAERFKSSASTSS, via the coding sequence ATGAGCCCCACCCCGCTGCCGCCGCCAGCACCAATCCGAATCAACACTGCCGAGGTCAGCCATGACCCGCAGGGTCACGACTTCCCTGGCGAAGTGGAAATGACCCTGGTGGATCACCTCGAGGAGCTGCGCAACCGGGTGCTGCGCAGCCTGTTGGCGGTGGTAATTGGTGCCGCCGGCTGCCTGGTTTTTGTGAAACCCCTGGTCAAGCTCCTGGAGATGCCGGCGCCTGGCATTCGCTTTCTCCAGCTGGCCCCAGGCGAATTTCTGTTTGTGTCGATCAAGGTGGCTGGCTACGCGGGGCTGACGATTGCCCTGCCCTACGTGCTCTACGAAGTGCTGGCCTTTGTCCTGCCGGGGCTGACCAGTCGGGAGCGGCGCCTGGTGGCGCCAGCAGTGGCCGGCTCAGCCCTGCTCTTTGCGGCAGGCCTGGCCTTTGCCTGGTGGGCCCTTGTGCCCGCGGCCCTGGCCTTTTTAGTCGAGTACGGGGCCGATGTGGTGGAGCCCAGTTGGTCAATTGAGCGCTATCTAGATTTTGTGCTGCTGCTGATGGTGGCCACCGCCCTGGCCTTTCAGTTGCCGGTGTTGCAGCTTTTGCTTGGGGCCCTGGGCCTGATCAAGGCGCGGGCGATGCTGGCGGCCTGGCGCTGGGTGGTGGTGGTGGCAGCCATTGCCGGAGCCGTACTGACCCCCTCGACCGATCCAGTCACAATGCTGCTGCTCTCGGGGGCAATCACGGCCCTCTTCCTGATCGGGGTGGGCCTCGTGGCGATGGCCGAGAGGTTCAAATCAAGCGCCAGCACCAGCAGCTGA